Proteins encoded in a region of the Halococcus saccharolyticus DSM 5350 genome:
- a CDS encoding DUF1269 domain-containing protein yields the protein MQELIVLAFDNEDGALNVRDKLNELQKQELITLGDAAVVVREGDGKPKVKQAQSLVGAGALGGSFWGLLIGLIFFAPILGMAVGAVTGALSGRFADIGVDDDFIKEVGDTIEPGHSALFLLVTDAQTDRVIDEIQSYNPTVLRTNLSPEDEDKLREAFAADDVVA from the coding sequence ATGCAGGAACTAATCGTCCTCGCGTTCGACAACGAAGACGGCGCACTGAACGTCAGAGACAAGCTGAACGAGCTCCAGAAACAGGAGCTCATCACGCTGGGTGACGCGGCGGTCGTCGTCCGGGAGGGCGACGGCAAGCCGAAGGTCAAGCAGGCTCAGAGCCTCGTCGGCGCTGGCGCGCTCGGCGGGAGTTTCTGGGGCCTCCTGATCGGGCTCATCTTCTTCGCACCGATCCTCGGGATGGCGGTCGGTGCCGTCACCGGCGCGCTCTCGGGCCGGTTCGCGGACATCGGGGTAGACGATGACTTCATCAAGGAGGTCGGCGACACGATCGAGCCAGGCCACTCCGCGCTGTTCCTCCTCGTGACCGACGCCCAGACGGATCGTGTCATCGACGAGATCCAGTCGTACAATCCAACTGTGCTCCGGACGAACCTCTCGCCCGAGGACGAGGACAAACTCCGCGAAGCGTTCGCCGCCGACG